One cyanobiont of Ornithocercus magnificus DNA segment encodes these proteins:
- a CDS encoding plastocyanin has product MRKILHSVLPACCIFALVFGFNLSYANAATVEVKLGTDAGMLAFEPSTITIKAGDTVKFVNNKLAPHNAVFEGHDELSHSDLAFTPGESWEQTFTAAGTYDYYCEPHRGAGMVGKVIVE; this is encoded by the coding sequence ATGCGCAAAATTCTGCACTCTGTTCTGCCCGCCTGCTGTATCTTTGCTCTGGTTTTTGGCTTTAACCTTTCCTATGCTAATGCCGCTACTGTAGAGGTCAAGCTAGGAACTGATGCGGGCATGCTTGCGTTTGAGCCGAGTACTATCACCATCAAGGCCGGTGACACAGTGAAATTCGTTAACAATAAGCTTGCTCCCCATAACGCTGTCTTTGAGGGTCATGATGAGCTCAGTCACAGTGATTTAGCCTTTACTCCAGGCGAGTCTTGGGAGCAAACCTTCACTGCTGCTGGCACATATGACTACTACTGTGAGCCGCACCGAGGTGCTGGCATGGTAGGTAAAGTCATTGTCGAGTAG
- a CDS encoding ATP-dependent chaperone ClpB, with amino-acid sequence MQPTAEQFTEKAWAAVVNAQKMAQKRHHQNLEVEHLLAALLEQEDLANRILEKAGANLLLLRQAVEQRLALQPVLRVSTRSVYLGKSFSKLLDQADRDRQSLDDSFVAVEHLLLALSQDSQYGRTLLNQVGTDSVRLDKAVKIVRGHQKVTDQNPEGTYESLEKYGRDLTIAAREGKLDPVVGRDEEIRRTIQILSRRTKNNPVLIGEPGVGKTAIVEGLAQRIINGDVPAALQSRQLIALDMGALIAGAKYRGEFEERLKAVLKEVTASESGIVLFIDEIHTVVGAGATGGAMDASNLLKPMLARGELRCIGATTLNEHRQHIEKDPALERRFQQVLIDQPSVEDTVSILRGLKERYEVHHGVRIADSALIAAAALSSRYISDRFLPDKAIDLVDESAARLKMEITSKPEEIDEIDRKILQLEMEKLSLARESDSASRERLERLECELTELTEQQNILNVQWQNEKGTIDALSSLKEEIEQVQLQVEQAKRSYDLNRAAELEYGTLATLQCQLKKKEKELLDQQDAEKSFLREEVTENDIAEVIARWTGIPIARLVQSEIDKLLSLEKELHQHIIGQDQAVTAVADAIQRSRAGLSDPDRPIASFLFLGPTGVGKTELSKALATKLFDSKDAMVRIDMSEYMEKHSVSRLIGAPPGYVGYESGGQLTEAVRRRPYTVILFDEVEKAHGDIFNIMLQILDDGRITDGQGRTVDFLNTVLILTSNIGSQSILDLAGDDNQYEEMERRVNEVLRTYFRPEFLNRLDETIIFRSLCRQELRQIVELQVQHLAGRLQKLKVTLTLSADALDWLAKTGYDPAYGARPLKRAIRRELETPIAKAILAGRYGEGSMAQVDVCNEQLSFT; translated from the coding sequence ATGCAACCGACGGCGGAACAATTTACCGAGAAGGCCTGGGCTGCAGTCGTTAATGCCCAAAAAATGGCCCAAAAACGGCATCACCAAAACCTAGAGGTAGAACATCTACTAGCAGCGCTGCTGGAACAAGAAGATTTGGCTAACCGCATACTAGAGAAGGCTGGAGCCAATCTATTGCTATTGCGGCAAGCTGTTGAACAGCGCTTAGCTCTACAGCCTGTTCTTCGGGTCAGTACTAGATCAGTCTACCTGGGAAAGAGTTTTAGTAAGCTTCTGGATCAGGCGGATAGGGATAGACAGTCCCTTGATGACAGTTTTGTCGCAGTCGAGCACTTACTACTCGCGCTAAGCCAAGATAGCCAATACGGTCGAACTCTTCTGAATCAAGTGGGCACAGATTCTGTCAGGCTTGATAAAGCGGTTAAAATTGTGCGAGGTCATCAGAAGGTGACAGACCAGAATCCTGAGGGAACTTATGAGTCGCTGGAAAAGTATGGGCGGGATCTGACTATCGCTGCACGTGAAGGCAAACTTGACCCCGTGGTCGGTAGAGATGAGGAAATCCGGCGTACCATTCAGATCCTTAGCAGACGCACAAAAAACAACCCGGTGTTGATAGGAGAACCTGGCGTTGGAAAGACCGCGATTGTCGAAGGCTTAGCACAGCGAATTATCAATGGGGATGTGCCAGCAGCGCTACAGAGTCGGCAGCTTATTGCTTTAGATATGGGAGCACTGATTGCAGGAGCCAAGTACCGTGGTGAGTTTGAGGAGCGCCTCAAAGCTGTCCTCAAGGAGGTAACTGCCTCTGAGAGTGGAATCGTGTTGTTTATTGATGAGATCCATACAGTTGTTGGAGCAGGTGCTACAGGTGGAGCAATGGACGCAAGTAATTTGCTTAAGCCTATGCTGGCTCGTGGTGAGTTGCGTTGCATAGGAGCTACTACACTTAACGAACATCGTCAACATATTGAGAAAGACCCTGCCCTCGAACGTCGCTTCCAGCAAGTATTAATTGACCAGCCTTCAGTAGAGGACACAGTCTCTATATTACGCGGTCTTAAGGAACGCTATGAGGTACATCATGGCGTCCGTATTGCTGATAGTGCACTCATAGCAGCAGCAGCACTTAGCAGCCGCTACATTTCCGATCGCTTCTTGCCAGATAAGGCAATCGATTTGGTTGATGAGTCAGCCGCAAGGCTGAAAATGGAGATCACTTCCAAACCTGAGGAGATTGATGAGATTGATCGCAAAATTTTGCAGCTAGAGATGGAGAAACTATCTTTAGCTCGGGAATCAGATAGTGCCAGCCGTGAGCGTCTTGAGCGTCTTGAATGTGAGCTTACAGAACTCACTGAACAACAAAATATTCTTAATGTGCAGTGGCAGAACGAGAAAGGAACTATTGACGCCCTATCTTCTTTAAAGGAAGAGATCGAGCAAGTTCAACTACAGGTTGAGCAAGCAAAGCGAAGTTACGATCTCAATAGAGCTGCTGAACTTGAGTATGGAACCCTAGCAACTTTGCAGTGCCAGCTAAAGAAGAAAGAAAAGGAACTACTAGATCAGCAAGACGCAGAGAAGTCTTTTCTACGCGAGGAAGTTACTGAAAACGATATAGCCGAGGTAATTGCTCGCTGGACAGGTATCCCTATTGCTAGGCTTGTGCAGTCAGAGATAGACAAACTCCTCAGTCTCGAGAAGGAACTGCATCAACACATAATTGGTCAGGATCAAGCTGTTACTGCGGTAGCAGATGCAATACAGCGCTCACGAGCTGGGCTCAGTGATCCTGATCGTCCTATCGCCAGCTTCCTATTCCTTGGTCCAACTGGTGTTGGTAAGACAGAGTTATCAAAAGCGCTTGCTACTAAGTTGTTCGACAGCAAGGATGCGATGGTGCGGATTGACATGTCAGAATACATGGAGAAACATAGCGTTAGTCGTCTGATTGGAGCACCTCCAGGTTATGTTGGCTATGAGAGCGGTGGACAACTTACCGAAGCTGTAAGACGTCGCCCTTATACAGTTATCCTCTTTGATGAGGTTGAAAAAGCCCATGGCGATATATTTAACATTATGCTCCAAATTCTTGACGACGGCCGCATAACTGATGGGCAAGGAAGAACCGTAGATTTTCTAAACACTGTACTTATCCTTACAAGCAACATAGGTAGTCAGTCGATCCTGGATCTTGCTGGGGATGACAACCAATATGAAGAGATGGAGAGGCGAGTTAATGAAGTTTTGCGTACTTATTTCCGGCCTGAGTTCCTCAATCGTCTTGATGAGACAATTATATTCCGCAGCTTGTGCCGCCAAGAACTGCGCCAAATTGTCGAGCTCCAGGTACAGCATCTAGCTGGACGACTCCAGAAGCTTAAGGTTACTCTTACACTTAGTGCAGATGCCTTAGATTGGCTTGCCAAAACCGGCTACGATCCAGCTTATGGAGCACGTCCCTTGAAGCGGGCAATTAGGCGTGAACTGGAAACCCCAATTGCCAAAGCAATTTTGGCAGGTCGCTATGGTGAAGGTAGCATGGCCCAGGTAGATGTGTGCAATGAACAACTCAGCTTCACCTGA
- a CDS encoding hydantoin utilization protein produces the protein MTDSSFRLPRLQLSALAILISSLSFIVLALPVEAHHPIGDLSPKDYNIWQGIISGLTHPIFGVDHLIFLMSIGLTGLASIHRWVVPLIGCTIAGSLAGLISPPLLMQEAWVGLSLIALAVVALRNFPPVWVLPLITVHGYILAGTMVGAKIIPLAGYLCGLALSELVIIIGGFLLVRRFQPQLSLLAGIITGFGLSVAGAAVLS, from the coding sequence ATGACTGATAGCTCTTTCAGGTTGCCTCGATTACAGCTAAGTGCTTTGGCAATTCTAATAAGCTCTCTTAGCTTTATTGTGCTGGCACTGCCTGTAGAAGCTCACCACCCTATAGGAGACCTCAGCCCTAAAGACTATAACATTTGGCAAGGTATAATTAGTGGTTTAACTCATCCAATCTTTGGAGTCGACCACCTTATTTTCTTGATGTCAATAGGTTTGACGGGACTAGCCAGCATTCATAGATGGGTAGTGCCTCTAATTGGTTGTACTATTGCAGGGTCTCTTGCTGGATTGATTTCGCCGCCACTATTAATGCAAGAAGCTTGGGTTGGTCTCAGCTTAATTGCTCTGGCTGTGGTAGCCCTAAGAAATTTTCCCCCAGTCTGGGTGTTGCCCTTGATTACAGTCCACGGCTACATATTGGCTGGAACAATGGTAGGAGCTAAGATAATACCTTTAGCAGGCTACCTTTGTGGACTCGCGCTCAGTGAGCTAGTCATTATCATTGGAGGCTTTTTATTAGTACGGCGCTTTCAACCCCAGCTTTCTCTGCTAGCAGGGATAATCACTGGCTTCGGTCTTTCAGTTGCTGGAGCTGCCGTACTGTCTTAG
- a CDS encoding 6-carboxytetrahydropterin synthase — MTASHLIQGAPTPYTCSKQFDGYPCCHRQWRHLGHCRYVHGYSRSFTIWFAALELDDCGFIVDFSSLRPFEEQLRQQFDHTFLVNADDPLLPEWHHLHKLGAIDLRVMVNVGMESTARLVWEWINELLLEREGGRSCCWCVSARENAVNTAYFQEVPSWFLAG, encoded by the coding sequence TTGACGGCTTCACACCTCATTCAGGGAGCTCCAACTCCCTACACCTGCAGCAAACAATTTGATGGATATCCCTGCTGCCACCGCCAGTGGCGCCATCTTGGACACTGTCGCTATGTACATGGCTACAGCCGCAGCTTTACTATCTGGTTTGCTGCATTAGAGCTTGACGACTGCGGATTCATCGTCGATTTCTCCAGTTTGCGACCCTTTGAGGAACAGCTGAGGCAACAATTCGATCACACTTTTCTTGTAAATGCTGATGATCCATTGCTACCAGAATGGCACCATCTCCATAAGCTTGGTGCCATCGACCTGCGGGTAATGGTGAATGTTGGTATGGAGAGCACAGCTAGGTTAGTATGGGAATGGATCAATGAGCTATTGCTTGAGCGTGAAGGTGGGCGCAGTTGCTGTTGGTGCGTTAGTGCACGAGAAAATGCTGTTAACACAGCTTATTTCCAAGAAGTACCCTCTTGGTTCCTCGCCGGCTAG
- a CDS encoding bifunctional phosphoribosyl-AMP cyclohydrolase/phosphoribosyl-ATP diphosphatase HisIE, which translates to MRTFDLAFIDTLHFNEVGLIPAIAQDWIDGAILMVAWMNRTALKCTLDSGEVHYWSRSRSSLWRKGETSGHTQILHSIRHDCDADVLLLSVEQTGDIACHTGRRSCFFQKCGDDNEKKFTAALLPPADACTELHRLIEKRKCHPKNGSYTNRLFDNGENHILKKIGEESAEFVMACKDNDMSAIANEAADLVFHLQVALVHYDVSWRDVQSVLVSRRGKSTKPS; encoded by the coding sequence ATGCGAACTTTCGACCTCGCTTTCATCGACACCCTCCATTTTAATGAAGTTGGGCTGATCCCAGCTATAGCCCAAGATTGGATAGACGGAGCTATACTAATGGTGGCCTGGATGAATCGCACTGCACTCAAGTGTACTTTGGATAGTGGTGAGGTGCATTATTGGAGCCGGTCTCGTAGTAGCCTATGGCGCAAGGGAGAGACGAGTGGTCACACTCAAATCTTGCACAGCATCCGCCATGATTGTGACGCTGATGTACTGTTGCTCAGCGTGGAACAAACTGGCGATATTGCCTGTCACACTGGAAGACGCAGCTGTTTCTTTCAGAAATGTGGGGATGACAATGAAAAAAAGTTTACTGCAGCTCTACTACCACCTGCTGACGCTTGCACTGAGCTGCACCGGCTGATAGAGAAGCGCAAGTGCCACCCTAAAAACGGAAGCTACACTAACAGGCTGTTTGACAACGGTGAAAACCACATACTCAAGAAGATCGGAGAAGAAAGTGCTGAGTTTGTAATGGCTTGCAAAGATAACGACATGTCGGCTATTGCTAACGAGGCTGCGGACCTGGTCTTTCACCTTCAGGTAGCTTTAGTCCATTATGATGTCAGCTGGCGAGATGTACAGTCTGTTCTTGTCTCACGCCGGGGAAAGAGCACTAAGCCCTCTTGA
- a CDS encoding peptidase produces the protein MLSELCPPASAIHVLEEYLNTPESSSAIATDYANHLADSTYGYPSLSTWCVWIEPIIVNEVGNDKWAGAVRAALETWSRAIPLTQVSKPERAHIQVRHKRPLLREIKQGWRASNGRSLLQIAIAARSGESYLEPQVEVLVSPALQTTVLQGTALHELGHAFGLWGHSEIEEDVMHFRQGTTSFLRLSNRDRRTLRWLRNHCGNFGKPLAWLHSYNYQEGLVLFPRRETRTDCTSRQLTS, from the coding sequence ATGCTTAGTGAGCTTTGCCCACCTGCTTCCGCTATTCATGTATTAGAGGAATATCTAAATACTCCTGAGTCATCTTCTGCTATAGCAACTGACTACGCAAACCATCTTGCTGATAGTACCTATGGCTACCCTTCGCTGTCTACGTGGTGTGTCTGGATTGAGCCTATCATAGTAAATGAGGTGGGTAACGATAAGTGGGCTGGTGCTGTTAGGGCAGCTCTTGAGACATGGTCAAGGGCTATTCCCCTCACTCAGGTAAGCAAGCCAGAGCGAGCCCATATCCAAGTCCGGCACAAGCGGCCATTACTGCGCGAGATCAAGCAAGGATGGAGAGCCAGCAATGGTCGTAGCCTGTTGCAGATTGCTATTGCTGCTCGCAGTGGTGAGTCTTATCTTGAGCCACAGGTAGAAGTTCTTGTCTCCCCTGCCTTGCAAACTACAGTGTTGCAGGGTACAGCACTGCATGAGCTGGGTCATGCCTTTGGGCTATGGGGACATAGCGAAATTGAGGAGGACGTTATGCATTTTCGACAGGGAACTACTTCCTTTCTGCGGCTCAGTAACCGTGATCGCCGCACGCTGAGATGGCTTCGAAACCATTGTGGTAATTTTGGTAAACCATTGGCCTGGCTCCACAGTTATAATTATCAAGAGGGCTTAGTGCTCTTTCCCCGGCGTGAGACAAGAACAGACTGTACATCTCGCCAGCTGACATCATAA
- a CDS encoding RNA polymerase subunit sigma-70, translated as MASSLSAFLGEIGRHQLLTPEQELTMGRKVQAMMALTDRCMTAGGSGPACVYSDEERRIIKRGERAKNQMITANLRLVVNLAKRYQGKGLELLDLIQEGSLGLTRAVEKYDPTRGHRFSTYAYWWIRQGLNRALSTQSRTIRIPVNVNEKLTKLRAAKARLLQHYGFSPTTEQLAKAMEISVAEVEDLLACELRSVTVSLQGAVKAKSDPSELVDVLPSNEIPPMERAEIAERNSSVWTLLDRANLTTKERMVVTLRFGLDGSNEWRTLAEVARYMTCSREYCRQVVQRALRKLRKAGIQSGLVDVSY; from the coding sequence ATGGCGAGTTCACTGAGTGCCTTTCTCGGTGAGATCGGCCGACACCAGCTACTCACGCCTGAGCAGGAACTCACTATGGGTCGTAAGGTTCAAGCCATGATGGCCCTTACAGACCGCTGCATGACAGCAGGTGGCTCCGGACCAGCATGTGTCTACTCTGACGAGGAGCGGCGTATCATCAAACGCGGTGAAAGGGCGAAAAATCAGATGATCACCGCTAACCTGAGATTGGTAGTTAACTTAGCGAAACGCTACCAGGGCAAAGGTCTTGAACTGCTGGACTTAATTCAGGAGGGCTCCCTTGGTCTAACTCGGGCAGTAGAAAAATATGATCCAACACGTGGACACCGTTTCTCCACATACGCCTACTGGTGGATTCGTCAGGGACTAAATCGTGCTCTATCAACACAAAGCAGGACAATCCGAATTCCCGTCAACGTAAATGAGAAGCTCACCAAGCTAAGAGCCGCTAAGGCGCGCTTGCTGCAACACTATGGTTTTAGCCCAACCACAGAACAACTAGCTAAAGCGATGGAAATTTCTGTCGCGGAAGTTGAGGACCTCTTAGCCTGTGAACTGCGTAGTGTGACTGTCAGCCTTCAGGGTGCAGTCAAAGCTAAGTCCGACCCTTCGGAACTGGTAGATGTACTCCCTAGCAACGAGATACCGCCAATGGAGAGAGCTGAGATTGCCGAGCGAAATTCTTCTGTCTGGACTCTGTTGGATCGGGCTAATCTCACGACTAAGGAACGTATGGTTGTGACATTGCGTTTTGGTCTCGACGGGTCTAACGAGTGGCGCACCCTGGCCGAGGTAGCTCGATACATGACTTGTAGTCGTGAATACTGTCGCCAGGTTGTTCAACGCGCCCTGCGTAAACTGCGCAAAGCAGGAATCCAAAGTGGGTTAGTTGATGTCAGCTACTGA
- a CDS encoding membrane protein — translation MKRPRLRRAGGFLAFVDDSERVVVRMLTVVTGIVIITSLIQLTFNVLGKLILAQETSWLGDDLIKVLGDLLTVLIALEVLENVTSYLRHNVIQMELVLATALTAVARKVIVLPSGSENKPQLLIGLGVATAALAASYWMIRRAGSHTSEEGQHMSDLSKSHHGFISPDDINTSKLPRSADSHHQD, via the coding sequence GTGAAACGACCACGCTTGAGACGCGCCGGCGGTTTTCTCGCCTTCGTCGACGATTCAGAGAGAGTAGTAGTACGCATGCTCACCGTGGTGACCGGGATCGTCATCATTACCTCCCTTATACAGCTCACATTCAACGTCTTGGGAAAGCTGATATTGGCCCAAGAGACCAGTTGGCTTGGCGACGATCTGATTAAGGTACTTGGCGATTTGCTCACCGTTCTAATTGCTCTCGAGGTACTTGAGAATGTCACTAGCTACTTACGACACAATGTCATTCAAATGGAGCTTGTGCTAGCTACAGCACTAACAGCAGTCGCCCGCAAGGTTATTGTCTTACCCAGCGGCTCTGAGAACAAACCACAATTGCTGATTGGCCTCGGTGTAGCAACTGCGGCTCTTGCCGCCTCCTATTGGATGATTAGACGTGCTGGTAGTCATACTTCGGAAGAAGGGCAACATATGTCTGATCTGTCTAAAAGTCATCACGGATTCATTTCGCCTGATGACATCAATACCAGTAAACTACCAAGGTCAGCTGACAGTCATCACCAAGATTAA